The segment CTGTTTAttgtttcaaattttatttttttttatttttacacatTCCAGAAGAACAATGGAgagatctcaaaaaaaaaaggattattttCCGGGGAAAATTATGATCAAAAAATCTTCCgggaagaaattaagaaattaaaaagaaaagcaatcCCGGAAGTTAGGAGATCTCTCCTCAGTTATTCTGGAATGTTTTGGAGGGGATTTCTCATTCACCCATTCTCAGTGGCTACTTAGTGTTTTGTGGATCAGGGGCCATCTCTCATGTGGGGAAGAAACACGCAAAATTCGCtttcaaaaaaacaaaacgcTTTTGtacatttcaaaaattcaaaatggcgtcatGGCGTCCAAAAATTGGCAATAACGGTTATGAAAAATTTGGTTTGAGGCAAAGAAAGATAGataatttattatcttttagacattctttttttcgttttttttctattcttctcaaaaatgttaaaaattctataattttttaagctttctaaaaaaaacaaaagacaATAGATTATccatattttcttgtaaataatATGGCGAATTTTGTGCGGGAAAAAATGGCTCCAGACGCCATCTTTGCGATTACAATTTCATGCGTGCACTAATGTGGTTTCTTTTATCATTGAAGGCGGCCCACCGGGTATTGGCCCAATGAATCCACGTATGAATCCACCCAGAGGCCCCGGTATGGGGCCAATGGGTCCCGGTAATTACGGACCAGCCGGTATTCGGGGTCCACCACCACCAAATAGCTCACTTGGTGGCCCAGGTGGACCGGGTTTACCGCCTGGTATGGGAATTGCCGGTGGACGACCACAGTGGCAGCCTAACACCTCTACAACAATGAGCTACTCCTCGTCATCACCTGGCACGTATGGGGGTCCACCTGGATCTGGGCCACCGGGCCCCGGGACACCCATAATGCCGTCACCGCAGGACTCATCCAATTCCGGTGGGGAGAACATGTACACGCTGATGAAGCCGGTATCGGGCGGAAATATGGGCGGGGTAAgtgaataaattgattgaggttatgtcattttatagaaaaatattcggGATTTTCCGCCAtgatgggaaaaattgaattttgtcttttttttttattttgcaaaatggcgtAAAATGGTTGCcatctttttttgtaataatgcGAAAGTATTCTTGATGACTTTTCAGGAATTCCCAATGGGCGGTGGGCCCGATGGTGGGCAAATGGGTCCCATGGGGCCATCAACAATGGGTCCCGTGTTGAATGGCGATGGACTCGATGGTATGAAGAATAGCCCGGCAAATGGTGGCCCTGGTACACCCCGTGAGGATTCTGGAAGTGGCATGGGGGACTACAATCTAGGGGCTTTTGCGGGACCAGGCGAAAATGTGAGTATCCCGTCTTCcggaagatatttttttctcttattttttaaaggttaaTTGAGGATGACTCAAAAATtggttttaaattgattttcaaactgatttttaaatgattttcaccaatgtgtgagaaaaatgtcTTCCTATTTCTTAGAATTAATGGATCATCCTCATTATTAGTATTTAAGGGTTCTGTGGGTTATTATAAGATCAAGTACCTTTACGTAAGAGTCTCGATTCATTGCAAAAAGAGGATTTTCCCAGAGTTTACAGCGAATTTTAGAACTATTTCACAAATACTAATGGCGATGAGGAATACAAAGATGATGCAGATtacgatgatgatgaagacGATGATGGCGTTGAAGATGGAAGAGATGACGAAGACGATGGAATCCAATCAGACGAAGACGAAGAAAACCAATCAGACGAAGACTAAGGAGAAAACTGAAGAGAAGATGGAGGAAACGAAGAAAGCTGAGAAGCCCGTGACACCCAAAAAGACAGGGAAGACGTGGAAAGATGTGGAGAAAATAAGGAGAAGACTGAGGAAGCAATGAGTACAGAGAAAAGTGGATGAGAAGACGAAGATGATGAAGCAAACTAAGATGGCGTTGAAGACTAAAAAGACAACAAAATGGCGCACatgcttaaaaaattgacGAAAGACGTTAAAAAAACGTTGAAGACAAACTCAACGAAGGAAAAGACAACGAAGATGGGTCAAGAGCCGAAAGATttggagaaaatcaattttaatgctGAATCGAGAGGAAAGAatgataattttaagaaaatttttaaagattaaaaaatccaaaataggtaaagataaaataatttctatttcaTAAGAAATCTAATATAGAATTAtcgtaaaacaaaaatttctcttgGAAACTACCATGTGACCTGTTTTTCAGGATCAGACGGAATCAGCGGCAATTCTCAAGATCAAAGAAAGTATGCAAGAGGAGGCGAAGAGATTTGAAAAGGATTCAGACCATCCGGACTACTTTATgcagtaaaacaaaaaaaaagggcaTAGAAGAAAACAAGAACAAGGACACTTTTCCGGAATTATTGTGTACagatgtattttattttatttttttggttaaattgTGGTGTTATCCTGGTTCCAAAAACTTTGAGTCTCACGGTGATCGCGTGTGTGCGAGAGAGAAGACGATGTAGTGGgtgtaatttatattaattttcttagtaattcattaaaatcttaCCTGTTCCGAGTatcctcccaaaaaaaaaacaaatcttttctctctcagagaacttaataaagaaaatatttaaagaaaaaaaaggaaaacttttccaatagATTCGAATTGATTTGGAGGAGattattaagaaagaaaaaaaaaaagaataatctttaagtgcaaaaacaaaaaatgaatgattatatataaatagaaatttcttctcttttatttgtgaaaaaaaagtgagcaaAGCATTAGAAATCATTggatataataaattatataaaagaaaaattaagaagaaaagaatatcgATTAGATTAaatatggaagaaaaatgtaagttaattttaaatacaatttattagGTTTCTAATGgataaaaaacaagaaataaatatgGATACAGTgtaccaaaataattttttgttttttctttattttcttttgttgtcCATCtgtgttttgttttttagggaattttaTCTTCAGAACAAAAAGGtatgtaaagaaatttaaaaaaaaactaaattttcaacaataataggaaaacaacaatttattgaaaagatttttggaaatacaaaattttgtttaaataataattttttaaaattaaagaaatagaaagaaaCTTAAGAGCTATATGAAGTACGTAGAGAAAGTTGATTGTTTCAGAGCAGAATTAAGGTGAATCGTTCTTCCTTTCCAATGATCCCTATATATTTTCACCcacaaaatcaaaagaaattaaaagagttttaaaggtttgaaattatttaaaaataatggtctttttatttaaattgaaaaaataaagttttttcttattgaattaagtaaaatttttatttgaatctggacaaagttaaaaaaaaaacctttgtaCATTTAACCCAGATATGTCCTCTATCTATTGTactataattaattttcctttactattgttaatttttagagaataaaagtcgcattaaaattaaagaatgaaaTGCCATAAGGTGCAAGAATTTGATTAAAGACTgattttaagaactttttaagCGAATTTTTCAAGCTATATCTGGGTTAAATGGGAAtagatttttgtttaaattaaaaaaataaataaaccaaaaCTGTTAGTCGGATAGAGTTCCTTCCTTCGGAGGAATTTTAGTACCATTGAAGATCTCACAAAAGGAATAAAAGTTTCCCATGTAAAACATCAGCAAGGAGATTATTTGagggaaattgaaagaaaaattagcaaCAAATTTTGGGCAATATTAGTGTGAGTAAAATCCtgtatttttcattccttttttcaccacataattctttttctaattGATATTTTCGCGACATTCGCGACTACGTCAAACAACactctgttaatttttttttgcttcttctctttctttaaatatttctagttaatattaattaataattcttttagtgttttttttctcttattgaTTGGTTTATCATCTAACAAGGAtagaattaagattttttttgaaatgttatttttttaatatctttttttttttgattcaatAAGACACcgttttgttctttttttcttaataattttctttttgggaggaaagtaaagagatatttttttggggagctaaaagttattttgcttcctttagtaaatatttttttctttgaaattctaGAATTTGTTtcactttctttttcttttaattaactttccATCCTACATCTACGCAACAcacttttattttgttttttctctctaaattgACTGGGCTATTACATCGCATCATTACTAATGTTTTGTTCTCTCTAAGTCCTGTTCTAAGTAAGTTCTTTGCATTGTTTCTGATTTTTGGCTTTCATATTGCTTTTGCGAAATGCCTGCGACagatacaaagaaaaaaagaaaatttatttatttaaaaaaatatttcgcatttgcaggtaaaaaattcaaatctacttttgtgatttttatactTAACATcaaacaacgaaaaaaaattgaaaaacaaagtttaagtgttgttgtgtgtgtggagaGAGCAACGGATGTGTGAGTGTGAGGGGTGAACGAGAAAAAACAGGGATTCTATCTaaggaataaatttaagattattcattttctgtattaaaaaaaaaaatatttctttgagaattcattattgaatgaaaattaagaaaattctcttaaatgacgattttttttaatttttgaatccaaaaattagttttatttcatgattttttttgctaaactgaaaaattaaaggaatgaTTTCTAAGACTCTGAAAttgtcaattaaaatatttttttgttgaaacttTTACCATCTCCTTAATTCTCCTTTagataagaaatatttcttttttaaataaataatcttaaaaactcctttttatgtataaaaaaaaaacaatttttttttaatttttattatccaAATGTGATgtggaatgaaaaatattgaggATTCCTTCTTTTAGtatagaaagagagagaaaatggatCACACCTACATTCTAAAAAACAGGGAGAATAAACACCAAAAAATGGGATGCACAGAGAGAAAGGAAGAAggcctttttttaatttctctaatCGATGATTTAATGTCCATTGTCATTAAGTTATTGTACAATTTTGTTTGTGAATTgtaaggaaattcaatttattaatttttactaaatagccaattatttttttttataataataattttcttttattaattaaaaacgaattaaaatcgaagagaataaatatacgaatagattttcatttgtttttttttttttaataattttgatttctttaacaggattctttttttttaaatttatttaacctACAATccaatttgttaatttctcatggaaaatatctttttttttctttcattttgtttatacacatttttttttatatatcgACTACACTATGACACAGAAACCACAATATTAGGAGGTCCTAGGGGGTAGGGCTCGGAAGGGAAAGTTGTGTGGGCGGCTTTGTGGCTTTCGGTCTACGGGGGCATGTGTCTGTctctttgagtttttttcaGCCCCATTTGCAGCTGCGGCGACTCAGGCTTCTTTTGGGTTTTGCTTTTGAGTCTTTTTTGGCACATTTCGGGCCTACACACACCACACGCCTCATTAGTGGGGAGTTGACCCTCTCAACTGTCTACTTGAGGATACGCCGATTGCAGCTGGTCCGCCGCCTCTGCACCAGCTAAATAAATCCGTTGGCCACGAAGCAAGGAAGGAGGGTATAATATGTTTgtcttttgataattttttcttcttttcttaatgttttttttttattattttacttatttttagcTCATCACGTTCTACCACacctaaatatttcttctaaatCTTTGGCATTgcttcggttttttttttatcgaagGGAACATTTTTTGGGGGATGTGCGGAGgcaaataaaagacaaaagaaaaaattggtgTGTAAGTTTCCAAACAATGAGACAAAGATGCAAATGGgagttgcaaaagaaataaaagattttttagggGAAACACCAGAGGATTAGTTAGGACCGCCATACTATATAGGGCACAtagttttatgaatttttgatttgttattttaaaaaaaatcaattttttcaatgaattttgcattccagattctttaaaaatttctttttcagcaaaagaataaagaaaataatttttcttttcaattagaaattttttaaaaattgatttacaagatattttaaatagaaatttgattaataaagaattttcgttTAGACAGTGATAAACTTTTGACCCTGAAAtgttatttgaaataatttactttccctgtttttagtacaaaaaatGACCCAAAAGCATTCTTATTTTCTGATCAAATccatttgattaaattaaagaaagagttttagaaatttttacgTAAAACGTTGATTAGAAATTATCTCTCACATATTTTAAAGACAGACTTTGTTAATAGCCCaggaaagttaatttttggGGTTACACAAATTCGAAGACGgctaaattttgcaccattcgatagcaaaaattaaaagaaatcatgtTTCTTTGGACGAAAACTGCGCTTATGTGGTtgctttttccacaaaatgcgATTGAATATTCTCCATacaatttctcataattttatatagaagCCATTAAATGAACAGGTGGCGCCGCGAGTATTTCaactaagaaattcaatttaatattttaaccttaaaataaatgtttttgtttttatttttgcattcgAACCATACGTCCGGAATACGTGAATTTTTGGTGGTGCCCCACGCTTTGGGCAGGGATGTGACCTTGAGTGTTTGAGCgtggtgagaaatttttgaaaagtcaCGGAAGGGGTGCGTCCGGCTATCGCTGAATTTCCTCGGGAAGTAATACCTGTAAGTAATTATTGAATCTTTGGAGCTCTCTGTCAAGCACAACAttcatgaaattattgaattctGCCAGGAAGCTGGGAAAGGCGGAAAAACTTCAGAAAATCCTGTAAATTTTTGTACACGCATCAACACCGTACGTCCGGAATACGTGAGTTTTGGTGGTGCCCCACAGTTTGGGCAGGGATGTGACCTTGAGCGTTTGAGCgtggtgagaaatttttgaaaagtcaCGGAAGGGGTGCGTCCGGCTATCGCTGAATTTCCTCGGGAAGTAATACCTGTAAGTAATTATTGAATCTTTGGAGCTCTCTGTCAAGCACAACAttcatgaaattattgaattctGCCAGGAAGCTGGGAAAGGCGGAAAAACTTCAGAAAATCCTGTAAATTTTTGTACACGCATCAACACCGTACGTCCGGAATACGTGAGTTTTGGTGGTGCCCCATGGTTTGGGCAGGGATGTGACCTTGAGCGTTTGAGCgtggtgagaaatttttgaaaagtcaCGGAAGGGGTGCGTCCGGCTATCGCTGAATTTCCTCGGGAAGTAATACCTGTAAGTAATTATTGAATCTTTGGAGCTCTCTGTCAAGCACAACAttcatgaaattattgaattctGCCAGGAAGCTGGGAAAGGCGGAAAAACTTCAGAAAATCCTGTAAATTTTTGTACACGCATCAACACCGTACGTCCGGAATACGTGAGTTTTGGTGGTGCCCCATGGTTTGGGCAGGGATGTGACCTTGAGCGTTTGAGCgtggtgagaaatttttgaaaagtcaCGGAAGGGGTGCGTCCGGCTATCGCTGAATTTCCTCGGGAAGTAATACCTGTAAGTAATTATTGAATCTTTGGAGTTCTCTGTCAAGCACAACAttcatgaaattattgaattctGTCAGAAAGCTGTCAGCGTgttgtgaaaatattattgctTCACCTCAGGATGGATAAGTCAGGTGAGGACGATGAGATGTCCTTTGAGCTAGAGGAAAATCCTATGGAAATATCTACTGAATTTTCTCTACAAACATCATCTGCAGCATCATCTACGGTAAATAACATCTTTAAATTtgtacaattaaaaattttttttctataattttttttcaacacttaGCTAATCCTTAATTTCATTTAGAGATCAAAGTTTGTCAATTTATGGAATACGCTTTACAATTGCGGGAAGCATTTTTAGAGTTGATATTTTCTAAGatgaaattaagaatttttaatatatacctattttttaattataggAAACTTTTAATTCAGAAAAGGATTGTTTCATTTGCGGAAAGATAGCCATTgtttcttcaaaaataccaGTAAAGAAAAGGCCGGCCGTACATAAAGTAAAAAATCTCGATTCAATTCATGCCATCTTGAAACATGCTCAGGATAGAAAGGATGAATGTGGAAATGTAGTGGCCaggagaattttaaatatgtCCGATGATGAGGCTGCGAACTGTCATTACCACGACAAATGTAAGACAACATTCTTGAAAACACCTCAAAATTCGGATGCAGGAATTGGAAGGCCAAAAGATGATCTTAAATATAAGACATTTATTAAGCTGTGTGAAGAACTAGATTCAGATTTGGATGGCGTTTTTTCACTTGAAGAGTTGGTAGAAAGGATGAAAATAATTGGGGGTAAAAACActtatttgttgaaaaaatttgtatttttttattgactaATACCGAATTAAATTTCCAGGAGAAAATTCAGCTTATAAAGCTTCTTATCTGAAGGAGAAATTGAGTGTCCATTACggagataaaatttttgtctCTAATGTTGTTGGACAATCTTCAGTGTTTTGTTTCAAAGGTAAAGCCGATGACAtggtttttgatttttggaaaaatcaaaaatcgaAAGATGAAGTTTTAGATATGCGCAAACAACTATTGAGAAAGGCTGCGAATATTCTAAAGGAGGATATTCGATCTATGAATGTTGACATCAGCAATTACATCTGCGGCGATGTGCTAAATGATACTAATGTGGTTCCAAGTTCTCTTCGAGAATTTGTCTCAGAGATTTTGGATGTAAAAAGCTCCTCCCGTATAAGACCCAAAGAAGCACTCATGCAAGCTATTGTATCTGTATGTCGGCCAAGATCGTATATACCTCCTCTACTACTAGCTCTAGGAGTCTATATACACCGCCACTTCGAATCCAGGCACCTCATTGATCTTCTGCATGTGCTTGGATTCTCCGTAAGTTATGAAGAAGTCCAACGGTTTACCTATTCTGCCATTGCATTGAATCGTGGTGAGGCAAGCGAACCAAATTCTTTATCAGAGTTTGTCCAATTCGCGTTTGATAATGCAGATTTTAATATACGAACGTTGGATGGACATGGAACGTTCCACAATATGGGTGGAATAAAGTAAGTATGTGTAATACATAAAGgagttgatatttttttaaaataattttatatctgattattatttttcatatagGTGTGTGACACCAAAGGTTGTGTTAAAAAACGCATATATTATTCCGCGTGTCATGGGCACTCTTACATTTAAAGATCTCAATGAAGGGCATATGCCAATAAGGCATTATAAAAAGCCAGTGTCTTCAGGTTTAAAGTCCATAAGTATCCaggaaatcaatttgaatgatGGTTTTGGACTTTGGAAAAAAGGAGAGGCAATGGACTACTTTTGGTTGTTTTCctataatatttcaaaaccTCTAAATCCCAAGCCAGCATGGAATGGATACATGCAGGtaagtaaaaataattttcaaaatttattttaataggtaattgataatattttttgttcacTTGATGTAGATTGTAATGGAAACCTCTTCTCCAGAACACGAGAGTTCTTCAATTGAAATTGTGCCGTTCATTAATTTGCCACCTGGAGATCTCAGTTGCATTTATACCGCATTGAAATTTGCGACTGAACAATGTAGATTGCAGCACCAAAAAACATGTTTTGTGACCTTCGACCAACCTTTGTACCTGAAAGCAAGGGAAATTGCAGGCGCGTTGGAACATACGAATGATCTTCCTGGTCTTATAGTGCGGCTTGGAGGGTTCCACCTTCTTATGAGCTTCATCGGCGCCGTTGGATATGTCATGACGGGAAGTGGGATAGAGGATATGTGGGCGCAAGTTTACGCTTCTAATACAATCCCACACATGATAACGGGTCATGCATATTCACGCTCCTTAAGAGCTCATTTTTTGGGACAAATGGCGCTTgcaaaattgatatttaaagAATCCGCTTTGGAGAttaattctttgcaaaatgcGACAGAAGACATCTATACTCGTATGgtggatgaaaaattgtccGCCGAAGATGCCACCAATGATGAATGTATCCAACTGCTTCATGACATTATATCCCGCACAACGGACAGTTTGTCGAAAAAGAATAGAACCGCCAAATTGTGGATCAACTATTTTCACAATGTAagtattatcaatttttataatgtatttagttatttattcaatttataattttaggTGAATATTATGCGGCAATTTATACGCGCCGAACGCACAGGAAATTGGCAACTACACTTGCAAAGTATTGAAGCAATGTTGCCTTATTTCCACTCATCCGGCCACTTGAATTACGCCAAATCAGCGCATTTGTATCTACAGGATATGGCAAATTTGCAGAATCAAATGGAACCTGCagaatatcaaaattttacggagtaatttgattcatttaattttttttaaattaattttaaatccctaacgtaatgtaatatttttattatttatagaaaaggATATTTCGTTATCCGCCGTACCAATAAATTTTGGAGCGGCGTGTCCGTTGACATTACTATTGAGCAGGAACTAATGCGTTCATTTAAAACAAGTGGAGGTCTCACCCACGGCAGAGGCATTAATGAAGGGACACTCTCAAAGTGGATTGGAGGTATTCGCCATTGTATACCTATATGCAATTCTCTGGAGGAATTTTGCCAACTCAAAAATATAACTTCAGAACAGCATGTGGAGCTACGTGATAGTAGAAAGTCAAGAGACTTTAAAGATGTACTGAGCTTTACCACATGGCTCGAACAACGCGATCCGTTTGCAGATAGACCCGAAAATGAGTTGGCATCATTGTCGACAGGAATAATAGGCGATGAGTATGTTAACTGTGACTATGCATTAGAAATAGGAAAAGATTCTATAAAATCAATGATCGGAAAGTCGTTTACGGATGTTAAACTAAAGAGGTCAAGTAAGGTCAAGCCTCTGTCAGCTATGTCCAATGTGGCTCTTATCGGAGGTGACGAAGTGCAAATCAACAATGAACTACTAATGAGTAGAATAATGTGCCTTCAAGATCGTTTCAATACACCCCTAAGTACATTCCTGGAATATGAACTTTCTCCTCGACCGCTGTCCCTTTTTGATGAAGTTTGTATGCgtaaaaatgataaatcgGCCATAGAAAAActgattcaaaaatttgctcCATGCACCTCAAATCCTCCTGAAAATTGTCGGTAAGTTATTAATAATTCAGAGCTTCATATTGTTTGCTCATTGagacattttaatgaaaaattttaataaatttaggaAAGTACaaaagctaaaatattttctaattaaatttgagaCTTATAGTATGacaagaataattaaatttaatcctaatgattttttgtttaactgATTTGCACCattaataataaagttttttgaaTAGCCTTGATTTCATAAAATTGTCTTTCCTTAATTTTAGGTTTATAATTGACGGAGGATATTTGATGCACGCAGTCAACTGGCAGAGACCGGCTACTTACAATGACATTTGCAACGCTTATGTTGAATATGTAAAGCATCACTACGGAGAGGATTCCATTGTTATTTTCGACGGATACAATGATTCTCAGTCAACAAAATACGTGGAACAACAACGAAGATCCACGAAAAAGTCGTCATCCAATATAACAGTGAAGTCTGATTACCTCGTTACCACGACAAAAGAGAACTTTCtgggaaatattcaaaataaagcAGCTCTGATTTTAATGCTTGCAACCCATATGCAAAAAGCCGGTATATGTGTGCTACAATCTTTCGGTGATGCTGATGTACTAATTGTTAAAACGGCGATTGATGTGGCTATTCAAGGAAATGTAATATCAGTAGTGGCTACGGATACGGATATCCTAGTTTTGCTTATTGCATTAGCACCATCGGGTACATCTCTTTTTATGGCGATCCCAAGTTACAATAATAGTCGATGCCATTCTATCACAAATGTGCAGAACCAATTGGGAcctttcaaagaaataatcttGTTTGCCCACGCAATTTCCGGTTGCGACACAACCTCTGCGATATTTagaaagggaaaaaatataattttccagcTTCTCCAAAAAAATCCCTCGCTTGTAGAGAAGGTTAAAGTCTTTAATGAGCCAAATTGCACtcaaaatgaaattgcaaACGCGGGAGAGAGCTTTTTCCTTGCTTTGTTTAGCGCCGGAGAGTGCAAAGATCTGAGCAAATTGCGGATTATTCtatacaaaaaatcaattggaaaCAAAAAAGATATAAGTGACAAATTTGATTTCCGCTCATTGCCACCCACTTCTGGAGCGGCTAAGCAGCACTCACTCCGTGTTTATTACCaggtaagaaaattttcaatttattcgttCAATAGAAATATAAGGTTCATTCTCctgcaattttttgaatgCATGTAAgtgattttatataattaataGTAATTCACTATAGGTCCAGCAATGGATGGGACGTAATCTTAATCCCACGGAGTGGGGTTGGACTCAAAAAGGAAACCATTTGCTACCCATCCCATCAGAATGTCCATTCGCGCCAATGAATTTGCTAAAGCTAATAAGATGTAGTTGTAAAAAAGAGTGTAATATCAAATGCGAGTGTCGAAGGTCAGAACTCAACTGCACGGATATGTGTAAGAATTGCCGGAGCACAGGATGTTCGAATTTTTACCATGATAAAAcagaaaatcatgaaatagATGATAATCCAATAGAATCCTggaattaaacttttttttacatgacaATGGAAAATCAGTCTAGatttatataatgtatataatatagaaatataataaagaaatgtataaaaaataataaaggacGAAAATCGATatggttgtgtgtgtgttaaataaaaaaaaaagaaaatgtaagacaatttaattttacgaGGGTGGAAGAGTGATTGTTCTCACTTCGGAATTCATCTGCATGAGACGATGATTCAGACGGAGATTGTGATCCTTGAGGAAGCTTATGAGGTTCGTCTGCTTCTTCAGCAATTCCGCCACAACGGCATTTCGCTGCGTCAACACCACGAAGCTGCAACCCTCGAAGGAACCCCGCATTGCATCCAGAAGGGATTTGGTATGATTGAAGCGCATCACTTGGGCAATGTAGGTGCCATTATTGATGGC is part of the Lutzomyia longipalpis isolate SR_M1_2022 chromosome 3, ASM2433408v1 genome and harbors:
- the LOC129793801 gene encoding single-stranded DNA-binding protein 3 isoform X7, yielding MYGKSKNSTVPSDAQAREKLALYVYEYLLHVGAQKAAQTFLSEIRWEKNITLGEPPGFLHSWWCVFWDLYCAAPERRDQCDHSSEAKAFHDYGFVSSGYGVNGIAHNTGPAPSPLGQLPPNDGMPGGPMAPNFFPPFMGAPRYPSGPRPGVRMPQGIGNEFNGPPGQPMMPNNMDPSRQGGPPGIGPMNPRMNPPRGPGMGPMGPGNYGPAGIRGPPPPNSSLGGPGGPGLPPGMGIAGGRPQWQPNTSTTMSYSSSSPGTYGGPPGSGPPGPGTPIMPSPQDSSNSGGENMYTLMKPVSGGNMGGEFPMGGGPDGGQMGPMGPSTMGPVLNGDGLDGMKNSPANGGPGTPREDSGSGMGDYNLGAFAGPGENDQTESAAILKIKESMQEEAKRFEKDSDHPDYFMQ
- the LOC129793801 gene encoding single-stranded DNA-binding protein 3 isoform X6 → MYGKSKNSTVPSDAQAREKLALYVYEYLLHVGAQKAAQTFLSEIRWEKNITLGEPPGFLHSWWCVFWDLYCAAPERRDQCDHSSEAKAFHDYGFVSSGYGVNGIAHNTGPAPSPLGQLPPNDGMPGGPMAPNFFPPFMGAPRYPSGPRPGVRMPQGIGNEFNGPPGQPMMPNNMDPSRQGEAGDFVAWQGGPPGIGPMNPRMNPPRGPGMGPMGPGNYGPAGIRGPPPPNSSLGGPGGPGLPPGMGIAGGRPQWQPNTSTTMSYSSSSPGTYGGPPGSGPPGPGTPIMPSPQDSSNSGGENMYTLMKPVSGGNMGGEFPMGGGPDGGQMGPMGPSTMGPVLNGDGLDGMKNSPANGGPGTPREDSGSGMGDYNLGAFAGPGENTESAAILKIKESMQEEAKRFEKDSDHPDYFMQ
- the LOC129793801 gene encoding single-stranded DNA-binding protein 3 isoform X9, which encodes MYGKSKNSTVPSDAQAREKLALYVYEYLLHVGAQKAAQTFLSEIRWEKNITLGEPPGFLHSWWCVFWDLYCAAPERRDQCDHSSEAKAFHDYGFVSSGYGVNGIAHNTGPAPSPLGQLPPNDGMPGGPMAPNFFPPFMGAPRYPSGPRPGVRMPQGIGNEFNGPPGQPMMPNNMDPSRQGEAGDFVAWQGGPPGIGPMNPRMNPPRGPGMGPMGPGNYGPAGIRGPPPPNSSLGGPGGPGLPPGMGIAGGRPQWQPNTSTTMSYSSSSPGTYGGPPGSGPPGPGTPIMPSPQDSSNSGGENMYTLMKPVSGGNMGGEFPMGGGPDGGQMGPMGPSTMGPVLNGDGLDGMKNSPANGGPGTPREDSGSGMGDYNLGAFAGPGENSLQRILELFHKY
- the LOC129793801 gene encoding single-stranded DNA-binding protein 3 isoform X1; this translates as MYGKSKNSTVPSDAQAREKLALYVYEYLLHVGAQKAAQTFLSEIRWEKNITLGEPPGFLHSWWCVFWDLYCAAPERRDQCDHSSEAKAFHDYGFVSSGYGVNGIAHNTGPAPSPLGQLPPNDGMPGGPMAPNFFPPFMGAPRYPSGPRPGVRMPQGIGNEFNGPPGQPMMPNNMDPSRQGEAGDFVAWQGGPPGIGPMNPRMNPPRGPGMGPMGPGNYGPAGIRGPPPPNSSLGGPGGPGLPPGMGIAGGRPQWQPNTSTTMSYSSSSPGTYGGPPGSGPPGPGTPIMPSPQDSSNSGGENMYTLMKPVSGGNMGGEFPMGGGPDGGQMGPMGPSTMGPVLNGDGLDGMKNSPANGGPGTPREDSGSGMGDYNLGAFAGPGENMMQITMMMKTMMALKMEEMTKTMESNQTKTKKTNQTKTKEKTEEKMEETKKAEKPVTPKKTGKTWKDVEKIRRRLRKQ
- the LOC129793801 gene encoding single-stranded DNA-binding protein 3 isoform X2; this encodes MYGKSKNSTVPSDAQAREKLALYVYEYLLHVGAQKAAQTFLSEIRWEKNITLGEPPGFLHSWWCVFWDLYCAAPERRDQCDHSSEAKAFHDYGFVSSGYGVNGIAHNTGPAPSPLGQLPPNDGMPGGPMAPNFFPPFMGAPRYPSGPRPGVRMPQGIGNEFNGPPGQPMMPNNMDPSRQGGPPGIGPMNPRMNPPRGPGMGPMGPGNYGPAGIRGPPPPNSSLGGPGGPGLPPGMGIAGGRPQWQPNTSTTMSYSSSSPGTYGGPPGSGPPGPGTPIMPSPQDSSNSGGENMYTLMKPVSGGNMGGEFPMGGGPDGGQMGPMGPSTMGPVLNGDGLDGMKNSPANGGPGTPREDSGSGMGDYNLGAFAGPGENMMQITMMMKTMMALKMEEMTKTMESNQTKTKKTNQTKTKEKTEEKMEETKKAEKPVTPKKTGKTWKDVEKIRRRLRKQ